A DNA window from Halorubrum sp. DM2 contains the following coding sequences:
- a CDS encoding ABC transporter permease — MSGDEDELRPATYYHLARAVLYREFLIFVRYPANAIGGIVVSLFFFAALFLGGQLLAGQALTDSIEGIVVGYFLWTLSVGAYSSVSNDIGSEVQWGTLERHITTPFGFAPVALLKGVAKVVRTFLTSAVILAAMLLATGTRLSLAPVTVVAVAGLSIVSVLGLGFAAGGVTVLYKRIGNWLNLLQFGFVGLISAPVFDLPWTRVLPLAHGSAMLQRAMVDGIRLWEFPLADLGLLVAVAVGYLLGGYLVFQLATRRARRLGVLGDY; from the coding sequence GTGAGTGGAGACGAGGACGAGCTGCGGCCGGCCACCTACTACCATCTTGCGCGGGCCGTGCTGTACCGGGAGTTCCTCATCTTCGTGCGCTACCCGGCCAACGCGATCGGGGGGATCGTGGTCTCGCTGTTCTTCTTCGCCGCGCTGTTCCTCGGCGGGCAGCTGCTCGCGGGGCAGGCGCTGACGGACTCGATCGAGGGGATCGTCGTCGGCTACTTCCTGTGGACGCTGTCGGTGGGCGCGTACTCGTCGGTGTCGAACGACATCGGCAGCGAGGTCCAGTGGGGGACCTTAGAGCGGCACATCACCACCCCGTTCGGCTTCGCGCCGGTCGCGCTGCTGAAGGGGGTCGCGAAGGTGGTGCGGACGTTCCTCACGAGCGCGGTGATCCTCGCGGCCATGCTCCTCGCGACCGGGACGCGGCTCAGCCTCGCGCCGGTGACGGTGGTCGCCGTCGCGGGGCTGTCGATCGTCTCGGTCCTCGGACTCGGTTTCGCCGCGGGGGGCGTGACGGTGCTGTACAAGCGGATCGGCAACTGGCTCAACCTCCTCCAGTTCGGCTTCGTCGGGCTGATCTCGGCACCCGTCTTCGACCTGCCGTGGACGCGCGTCCTCCCGCTGGCGCACGGGAGCGCCATGCTCCAGCGCGCGATGGTCGACGGGATCCGACTCTGGGAGTTCCCGCTCGCCGACCTGGGGCTGCTCGTCGCCGTGGCGGTCGGCTACCTGCTCGGCGGCTACCTCGTGTTCCAGCTCGCTACCCGGCGAGCGCGGCGGTTGGGCGTGCTCGGTGACTACTGA
- a CDS encoding CoA ester lyase produces the protein MTDVTLRRTQLATPASDEKMMHSAADSDADEVFLDLEDSVAPDAKPAAREPLIEAAREEDWSDKVLSFRMNGIDTKWWYDDVITVVGEAGEYIDDIIVPKVKSASDVHTVENLLAQVEENNGLEVGAIGLEPQIEDGEGIHNVHEIAHASDRLSSIIFGPGDYSAAMGTPGLDIGQFPEYPGHYWHHALSECNSAAKSAGLPCLDGPYADIEDPDGFRESASNANMIGCDGKWAIHPSQIEIGNEVFAPDPETAERAKRIVDAYAEAMEEGKGAVSVDGQMVDEATNKMAQDIVEKAEAAGIL, from the coding sequence ATGACTGACGTCACCCTTCGTCGGACGCAGCTAGCGACGCCCGCGAGCGACGAGAAGATGATGCATTCGGCCGCCGACAGCGACGCCGACGAGGTCTTCCTCGACCTAGAGGACTCGGTCGCGCCCGACGCGAAGCCGGCCGCGCGCGAGCCGCTGATCGAGGCGGCCCGCGAGGAGGACTGGAGCGACAAGGTCCTCAGCTTCCGTATGAACGGAATCGACACCAAGTGGTGGTACGACGACGTGATCACCGTCGTCGGCGAGGCGGGCGAGTACATCGACGACATCATCGTCCCGAAGGTCAAGTCCGCCAGCGACGTTCACACCGTCGAGAACCTCCTCGCGCAGGTCGAGGAGAACAACGGGCTGGAGGTCGGCGCGATCGGGCTCGAACCCCAGATCGAGGACGGCGAGGGGATCCACAACGTCCACGAGATCGCCCACGCCTCCGATCGGCTCTCCTCTATCATCTTCGGCCCCGGCGACTACTCGGCGGCGATGGGGACGCCCGGACTCGACATCGGGCAGTTCCCCGAGTACCCCGGGCACTACTGGCACCACGCGCTCTCGGAGTGTAACTCCGCGGCGAAGTCGGCCGGCCTCCCCTGTCTCGACGGCCCGTACGCGGACATCGAGGACCCCGACGGGTTCCGCGAGTCCGCGAGCAACGCCAACATGATCGGCTGCGACGGTAAGTGGGCGATCCACCCCTCGCAGATCGAGATCGGCAACGAAGTGTTCGCGCCGGACCCGGAGACGGCCGAGCGCGCCAAGCGCATCGTCGACGCCTACGCCGAGGCGATGGAGGAGGGCAAGGGCGCGGTGAGCGTCGACGGCCAGATGGTCGACGAGGCGACCAACAAGATGGCCCAAGACATCGTCGAGAAGGCCGAGGCCGCCGGCATCCTGTAA
- a CDS encoding VOC family protein — protein sequence MEILHTCLNVADADRTADWYVEQLGFERSWEFTTGDGDTRNVYVADDAGVEFQLSDTDGEEPSDDGDRYDHVAVGVDDVDEAFESIDHHGVVKEPGDQPEAGARTAFVKDPDGHAVELIEPL from the coding sequence ATGGAGATACTCCACACGTGTCTCAACGTGGCCGACGCGGACCGGACGGCGGACTGGTACGTCGAACAGCTCGGGTTCGAGCGCTCCTGGGAGTTCACGACCGGGGACGGCGACACGCGGAACGTCTACGTCGCCGACGACGCGGGCGTCGAGTTCCAGCTGTCCGACACCGACGGCGAGGAGCCGAGCGACGACGGCGACCGGTACGACCACGTCGCAGTCGGCGTCGACGACGTCGACGAGGCGTTCGAGTCGATCGACCACCACGGCGTCGTGAAGGAGCCGGGCGACCAGCCCGAGGCCGGCGCGCGCACCGCGTTCGTGAAAGACCCCGACGGGCACGCGGTCGAACTGATCGAGCCGCTTTAA
- a CDS encoding bacteriorhodopsin has translation MIEPTAVRFASAGVYAVSAVVLFALARRKPAELRRYCYPFVAVVALAGVGIGMWGAEIGTFSVASGTLEAGQLLTDYVAYPFLFGFAAFVAGAGRRYVGAVVALTVALRLGYDFAEVFAGPLATAGTLAILVGYVTLIGLFFGPVASAASQQPPARELFYTKTRNLALFAFGVLIAWAMLQIAGLFDAFTATVTLEYLDILLRVGFAGFVFANVETLTADAESAAGDKEGGSVEPAGTGASTAD, from the coding sequence ATGATTGAGCCGACCGCGGTGCGGTTCGCGTCGGCGGGGGTCTACGCGGTCTCCGCGGTCGTGCTGTTCGCGCTCGCGCGGCGCAAGCCGGCGGAACTGCGCCGGTACTGTTACCCGTTCGTCGCGGTCGTGGCGCTCGCGGGCGTCGGGATCGGGATGTGGGGGGCGGAGATTGGGACGTTCAGCGTCGCGAGCGGCACGCTGGAGGCCGGCCAGCTGCTCACCGACTACGTGGCGTACCCGTTCCTGTTCGGGTTCGCGGCGTTCGTCGCCGGGGCGGGCCGGCGGTACGTCGGCGCGGTCGTCGCGCTCACCGTCGCGCTCCGGCTCGGCTACGACTTTGCCGAGGTGTTCGCGGGGCCGCTCGCGACGGCGGGCACGCTCGCCATCCTCGTCGGGTACGTGACGCTGATCGGGCTGTTCTTCGGGCCGGTGGCGAGCGCGGCGTCGCAGCAGCCCCCCGCCCGCGAGCTGTTCTACACAAAGACGCGGAACCTCGCGCTGTTCGCCTTCGGCGTGTTGATCGCATGGGCGATGCTCCAGATCGCCGGGCTGTTCGACGCCTTCACCGCGACGGTGACGCTGGAGTACCTCGACATCCTCTTGCGCGTCGGCTTCGCCGGCTTTGTGTTCGCCAACGTGGAGACGCTGACGGCCGACGCGGAGTCGGCAGCCGGTGACAAAGAGGGCGGGAGCGTCGAACCCGCGGGGACCGGCGCGTCGACCGCGGACTGA
- a CDS encoding acyl-CoA thioesterase: MPSVSDTYIENRQRVQPTHTNNYASAHGGNVVKWMDEVGAMSAMRHAGETCVTAKINELDFKRPVPQGDTCVIESYAYAAGRTSVRVRLRAFREAPRTGERELTTESYFVFVAVDEEGTPTPVPELEVRGDRCRELRDEALAAEPDEER, encoded by the coding sequence ATGCCGAGCGTCAGCGACACGTACATCGAGAACCGCCAGCGCGTCCAGCCGACCCACACGAACAACTACGCCTCCGCGCACGGGGGCAACGTCGTCAAGTGGATGGACGAGGTGGGCGCGATGTCCGCGATGCGCCACGCCGGCGAGACCTGCGTCACGGCGAAGATCAACGAACTCGACTTCAAGCGGCCCGTTCCCCAAGGCGACACCTGCGTCATCGAGTCGTACGCGTACGCGGCCGGGCGGACGAGCGTCCGCGTCCGCCTGCGCGCGTTCCGCGAGGCCCCACGCACCGGCGAGCGCGAACTCACCACGGAGTCGTACTTCGTGTTCGTCGCCGTCGACGAGGAGGGGACGCCGACGCCCGTCCCGGAGCTTGAGGTCCGCGGCGACCGCTGCCGCGAGCTCCGCGACGAGGCGCTCGCGGCGGAGCCGGACGAGGAGCGGTAG
- a CDS encoding methyl-accepting chemotaxis protein: MLNAITTRYGRRVGAAVLLTLAATLGFIALFAGHVATVGTPAAATAAVTSIGVVVTLNLGLLGIVLVGNVAVELRRLTETAEAVGRGEFDASASSDRRDEIGRLFDAFDETRRSLRDAVAESERAQSEAESAREEAESLSDTLLDRAEEIGGAMERAAEGDLTRRLPEDSDVDAIERITAAYNEMTGGLSATVEDIQSFAGDVEATSEEMAAEADDVAEMNQEVAAEMRALADELDEQTDRLRETAADTDDFSATVEEIASTTDEVAGDASAAADLGEEGEARATEAIEAIVAIGDLLADLDELVAGLDDRMDGVAETTDVIADIAEQTNILALNASIEASRAGGDGDGFAVVADEVKGLAEETRESTTEIEATIGEVTEDVSAVAGEMDRTMTELDETTAAVREAGTAIEELTGTVEDVDVAMGDIARATDEGAEGIESVAARVEAVHGSATDAADRARTLAEAADDTAETVGDLAATATALAERTASLTDRLAQFETRADADAAGVDAAGATVARGDDTPPEPAAADGGERR, from the coding sequence ATGCTGAACGCGATCACCACGCGCTACGGCCGACGGGTCGGCGCGGCCGTCCTCCTGACGCTCGCCGCGACGCTCGGATTCATCGCCCTCTTCGCGGGCCACGTCGCGACGGTCGGGACGCCGGCGGCGGCGACGGCGGCCGTGACCTCCATCGGCGTCGTCGTCACGCTGAACCTCGGGTTGCTGGGTATCGTCCTCGTCGGGAACGTCGCGGTCGAACTCCGGCGGCTGACGGAGACCGCCGAGGCGGTCGGCCGCGGCGAGTTCGACGCGAGCGCGAGTTCGGATCGCCGCGACGAGATCGGGCGGCTGTTCGACGCCTTCGACGAGACGCGCCGGTCGCTCCGGGACGCGGTCGCCGAGTCCGAGCGCGCGCAGTCGGAGGCCGAGTCGGCCCGCGAGGAGGCCGAGTCGCTGTCCGACACGCTGCTCGACCGCGCCGAGGAGATCGGGGGTGCCATGGAGCGGGCGGCCGAGGGCGACCTCACGCGCCGGCTCCCCGAGGACAGCGACGTCGACGCGATCGAGCGCATCACGGCCGCGTACAACGAGATGACCGGCGGGCTCTCGGCGACGGTCGAGGACATCCAGTCGTTCGCGGGCGACGTGGAGGCCACGAGCGAGGAGATGGCGGCCGAGGCCGACGACGTGGCGGAGATGAACCAGGAGGTGGCCGCCGAGATGCGGGCGCTGGCCGACGAGCTGGACGAGCAGACCGACCGGCTGCGCGAGACGGCCGCGGACACCGACGACTTCTCGGCGACCGTCGAGGAGATCGCCTCCACCACCGACGAGGTGGCGGGCGACGCGAGCGCCGCGGCCGACCTCGGCGAGGAGGGGGAGGCGCGGGCGACCGAGGCGATCGAGGCGATCGTCGCGATCGGCGACCTCCTCGCGGACCTCGACGAACTGGTCGCCGGGCTGGACGACCGGATGGACGGCGTCGCGGAGACGACCGACGTGATCGCGGACATCGCCGAACAGACCAACATCCTCGCGCTGAACGCCTCGATCGAGGCGTCGCGCGCGGGCGGCGACGGCGACGGGTTCGCGGTCGTCGCCGACGAGGTGAAGGGGCTCGCCGAGGAGACGCGCGAGTCGACGACGGAGATCGAGGCGACGATCGGCGAGGTGACCGAGGACGTGTCGGCGGTCGCCGGCGAGATGGACCGGACGATGACGGAGTTAGACGAGACGACCGCGGCGGTTCGCGAGGCGGGGACGGCGATAGAAGAGCTCACCGGCACCGTCGAGGACGTCGACGTCGCGATGGGCGACATCGCGCGGGCGACGGACGAGGGCGCGGAGGGGATCGAGTCGGTCGCGGCGCGCGTCGAGGCGGTCCACGGCTCCGCCACCGACGCCGCGGACCGCGCCCGGACGCTGGCCGAGGCCGCGGACGACACCGCCGAGACGGTCGGCGACCTCGCGGCGACGGCGACGGCGCTCGCCGAGCGTACCGCGTCGCTCACCGACCGGCTCGCCCAGTTCGAGACGCGGGCGGACGCGGACGCCGCGGGTGTCGACGCTGCGGGGGCGACGGTCGCGAGAGGCGACGACACGCCCCCGGAACCGGCCGCCGCAGACGGAGGTGAGCGCCGATGA
- a CDS encoding ABC transporter ATP-binding protein, with translation MARSAASARDETRSGGDDVSSDELSGPPALAVEGLTKRFGDGDDAVTAVDDVSLTVERGSVVGLLGPNGAGKTTLIKCALGIVIPDAGSVRVFGNDVRDGRGTAYADVDAMLEGARNDYWRLTVRENLRYFATVSGVDPDSVAARHDRLLDRLDLADKADTPVRDLSRGMKQKVSLASVLAGGAELVFLDEPTLGLDVESARTLRAELRRLAAEEGLTIVVSSHDMTTIEAVCDRVVMLSNGRIVADDTVEALLGAADRDVVRVASPDLDRETIAGLRERFEVVGVDPDATPPAVTVAAGGDRLYDLTDALRAAGVTVSDIRTVQPDLEDVFLERTGSVPGGDSS, from the coding sequence ATGGCACGGAGCGCGGCGAGCGCGCGCGACGAGACCCGGAGCGGCGGTGACGACGTATCGAGCGACGAGCTCTCCGGCCCGCCCGCGCTCGCGGTCGAGGGGCTCACGAAGCGGTTCGGCGACGGCGACGACGCGGTGACCGCGGTCGACGACGTGAGCCTCACGGTCGAGCGCGGATCGGTCGTCGGCCTGCTCGGCCCGAACGGCGCGGGGAAGACGACGCTGATCAAGTGCGCGCTGGGTATCGTCATCCCCGACGCGGGGTCGGTCCGGGTGTTCGGCAACGATGTGCGCGACGGCCGGGGGACCGCCTACGCCGACGTGGACGCGATGTTGGAGGGCGCGCGCAACGACTACTGGCGGCTCACCGTCCGCGAGAACCTGCGCTACTTCGCGACGGTGAGCGGCGTCGACCCCGACTCCGTGGCGGCGCGCCACGACCGACTGCTCGACAGGCTCGATCTGGCCGACAAGGCGGACACGCCGGTCCGCGACCTCTCGCGCGGCATGAAACAGAAGGTGTCGCTGGCGAGCGTGCTGGCGGGCGGCGCGGAGCTGGTCTTCTTGGACGAGCCGACGCTCGGACTCGACGTCGAGAGCGCGCGGACGCTCCGGGCCGAGCTGCGCCGGCTCGCGGCCGAGGAGGGGCTCACCATCGTCGTCAGCAGCCACGACATGACGACGATCGAGGCGGTGTGCGACCGCGTCGTGATGTTGTCGAACGGGCGGATCGTCGCCGACGACACGGTCGAGGCGCTGCTCGGCGCGGCCGACCGCGACGTCGTCCGCGTGGCGAGCCCCGACCTCGATCGGGAGACGATCGCGGGGCTCCGCGAGCGGTTCGAGGTCGTCGGCGTCGACCCCGACGCGACCCCGCCCGCGGTGACGGTCGCCGCGGGCGGCGACCGGCTGTACGACCTGACCGACGCGCTCCGCGCGGCCGGCGTCACGGTGTCGGACATCCGGACGGTCCAGCCCGACCTCGAAGACGTGTTCCTCGAACGCACCGGCAGCGTTCCCGGCGGTGACTCCTCGTGA
- a CDS encoding FAD-binding and (Fe-S)-binding domain-containing protein: protein MATEPTWGSDTPDLDTSAAALGHDRPDVAAYRDLASDLRERVAGEVQFDEYAQVLYATDGSIYQARPAGVVIPRSVADVQAAMEVAADHGVPVIPRGAGSSLGGQTVGPGCVVLDFSTHMDEILEVRPDDRRAVVQPGVVQDHLDDRLAEDGLKFAPDPASSARATVVGGIGNNSTGAHSVRYGITDAYTEELTVVLADGSLIETREVVLDSPEYEAIVSGDDLEASLYETTRALVEDNRAQIDEKYPNLKRSVSGYNLHKVIYENDDGDEVINLSKLFVGAEGTLGTIVEAEVSLVTRPEETALALYTFDSLVDAMKAVPEALEFPVSAVELMDDEVFSLAAGSQEFAQYAEPIPDRAAAALMLEWDSELVDDFEAAIADTTAHFVDEGDAFDVLEAYTDEDQEDLWKLRKAAIPLLMSMRGDPKPYPFIEDATVPPEELAEYVGQFEDVLENHDTSAAYFAHAGSGTLHIRPILSLKEEEGVEKMHSISEDVTDLVLEHHGAFSGEHGDGLARTEFNPKMYGEELWSAFQELKSTFDPEWRMNPGKVVYVDGDTAAERGYPDTAADTDMRENLRYGPAYESIEPQTTLDFDDEGGFSHLVELCNGCGTCRETDSGVMCPTYRASEEEIQATRGRANMLRAAISGELDDDEIHSDRFQEEVLGLCVGCKGCKSDCPTGVDLAKLKAEVKHEHHEEEGSGLRERIFRDIDRFSALGSTLAPISNAATKIPGARRVMDAVAGIAPDRELPTFRSESFEEWFAARGGSTVAPAEAVDTVALFPDTYTNYSYPAAGKAAVSVLEAANVRVEVPDDLAPSGRAAFSTGFLDDARERAATNVERLAPRVRDGQSVVFVEPSDAVMFQDEYLDLLDGDDVEAVSAAAYGVLEYLDAGRVDERLAFDAPAESLTYHGHCNQKATNKDHHAVGVLRRAGYDVDPLDSSCCGMAGSFGYESEHYDISKAIGRILFDQVDESDGETVTAPGASCRSQLGDRGSDAENPPHPIEKVAEAVTGPAPDAVADANAGDATAATAVDDD from the coding sequence ATGGCAACCGAACCCACGTGGGGGAGCGACACGCCGGACCTGGACACGTCCGCGGCCGCGCTCGGTCACGACCGGCCGGACGTGGCCGCTTATCGGGACCTGGCATCGGACCTCCGCGAGCGGGTCGCGGGAGAGGTCCAGTTCGACGAGTACGCGCAGGTGCTGTACGCGACGGACGGGAGCATCTATCAGGCGCGACCGGCCGGGGTCGTGATCCCGCGCTCGGTCGCGGACGTTCAGGCCGCGATGGAAGTCGCCGCCGACCACGGTGTCCCGGTCATCCCGCGGGGGGCCGGCTCCTCGCTGGGCGGACAGACCGTCGGGCCGGGCTGCGTGGTGTTGGACTTCTCCACGCACATGGACGAGATTCTGGAGGTCCGCCCCGACGACCGGCGGGCAGTGGTCCAGCCCGGCGTCGTTCAGGACCACCTCGACGACCGCCTCGCCGAGGACGGGCTGAAGTTCGCGCCCGACCCGGCCTCCTCCGCGCGGGCGACCGTCGTCGGCGGAATCGGCAACAACTCCACCGGGGCGCACTCGGTGCGGTACGGGATCACGGACGCGTACACGGAGGAGCTGACGGTCGTGCTCGCGGACGGCTCGCTGATCGAGACCCGCGAGGTCGTCCTCGACTCCCCGGAGTACGAGGCGATCGTCTCGGGCGACGACTTGGAGGCGTCCCTGTACGAAACGACGCGGGCGCTCGTTGAGGACAACCGAGCGCAGATCGACGAGAAGTATCCGAACCTCAAGCGCTCCGTCTCCGGGTACAACCTCCACAAGGTGATCTACGAGAACGACGACGGCGACGAGGTGATCAACCTCTCGAAGCTGTTCGTCGGCGCGGAGGGCACGCTCGGCACGATCGTCGAGGCCGAGGTGTCGCTCGTCACCCGGCCCGAGGAGACGGCGCTCGCGCTGTACACGTTCGACTCGCTGGTCGACGCGATGAAGGCCGTGCCCGAGGCCCTAGAGTTCCCCGTGAGCGCGGTCGAGCTGATGGACGACGAGGTGTTCTCGCTGGCGGCCGGGTCACAGGAGTTCGCGCAGTACGCCGAGCCGATCCCGGACCGCGCGGCCGCGGCGCTCATGCTGGAGTGGGACTCGGAGCTGGTCGACGACTTCGAGGCGGCGATCGCGGACACGACCGCCCACTTCGTCGACGAGGGCGACGCCTTCGACGTGCTGGAGGCGTACACCGACGAGGACCAGGAAGACCTCTGGAAGCTCCGAAAGGCTGCCATCCCGCTGTTGATGAGCATGCGCGGCGACCCGAAGCCGTACCCGTTCATCGAGGACGCGACCGTGCCGCCCGAGGAGCTGGCCGAGTACGTCGGGCAGTTCGAGGACGTGCTGGAGAACCACGACACCTCGGCCGCCTACTTCGCGCACGCCGGGAGCGGCACGCTCCACATCCGCCCCATCCTCTCTTTGAAAGAGGAGGAGGGCGTCGAGAAGATGCACTCCATCTCCGAGGACGTCACCGACCTCGTCTTGGAACACCACGGCGCGTTCTCCGGCGAGCACGGCGACGGGCTCGCGCGCACCGAGTTCAACCCGAAGATGTACGGCGAGGAGCTGTGGAGCGCCTTTCAGGAGCTCAAGTCGACGTTCGACCCCGAGTGGCGGATGAACCCGGGCAAGGTCGTCTACGTCGACGGTGACACCGCCGCCGAGCGCGGCTACCCCGACACGGCGGCCGACACGGACATGCGCGAGAACCTCCGGTACGGGCCCGCGTACGAGTCGATCGAGCCGCAGACGACGCTCGACTTCGACGACGAGGGCGGGTTCTCCCATCTCGTCGAGCTGTGTAACGGCTGCGGCACCTGTCGGGAGACGGACTCCGGCGTGATGTGTCCGACCTACCGCGCCTCCGAGGAGGAGATACAGGCGACCCGGGGGCGCGCGAACATGCTCCGGGCCGCCATCAGCGGCGAGCTGGACGACGACGAGATCCACTCCGACCGCTTCCAAGAGGAGGTGCTCGGCCTCTGTGTCGGCTGTAAGGGGTGTAAAAGCGACTGCCCGACCGGCGTCGACCTCGCGAAGCTCAAAGCCGAGGTGAAACACGAACACCACGAGGAGGAGGGGTCGGGGCTCCGCGAGCGGATCTTCCGGGACATCGACCGGTTCTCCGCGCTGGGGAGCACGCTCGCGCCGATCTCGAACGCGGCGACGAAGATCCCCGGGGCCCGGAGAGTGATGGACGCGGTGGCGGGGATCGCGCCCGACCGCGAGCTGCCGACGTTCCGTTCCGAGAGCTTCGAGGAGTGGTTCGCGGCGCGCGGCGGCTCGACGGTCGCCCCCGCCGAGGCGGTCGACACGGTCGCGCTGTTCCCGGACACCTACACGAACTACAGCTACCCGGCGGCCGGGAAGGCGGCCGTCTCGGTGCTGGAGGCCGCGAACGTCCGCGTGGAGGTACCCGACGATCTGGCTCCCTCCGGTCGGGCGGCGTTCTCGACGGGGTTCCTCGACGACGCCCGCGAGCGCGCCGCGACCAACGTCGAGCGGCTCGCGCCCCGGGTCCGCGACGGCCAGTCGGTGGTCTTCGTCGAGCCCTCGGACGCCGTGATGTTCCAAGACGAGTACTTAGACCTCCTCGACGGCGACGACGTCGAGGCGGTGTCGGCCGCCGCCTACGGCGTGTTGGAGTACCTCGACGCCGGCCGCGTCGACGAGCGGCTGGCGTTCGACGCGCCCGCGGAGTCGCTCACCTACCACGGCCACTGTAACCAGAAGGCGACGAACAAGGACCACCACGCGGTCGGCGTGCTGCGGCGCGCCGGCTACGACGTGGACCCGCTCGACTCCTCGTGTTGCGGGATGGCCGGCTCGTTCGGCTACGAGTCGGAGCACTACGACATCTCGAAGGCGATCGGGCGGATCCTCTTCGATCAGGTCGATGAGAGCGACGGCGAGACGGTGACCGCGCCCGGCGCGTCCTGCCGGTCGCAGCTCGGCGACCGCGGGAGCGACGCGGAGAACCCGCCGCACCCGATCGAGAAGGTCGCCGAGGCGGTGACGGGACCCGCGCCGGACGCGGTCGCCGACGCGAACGCCGGCGACGCGACGGCCGCGACGGCGGTCGACGACGACTGA
- a CDS encoding L-lactate permease — translation MTTGVDVAVAAVPLLLAGVLLVGLLWPATRAMPLAWVAAIGVGYFAWNMPVNWLLGASAVGVMTAIEILWIVFGALVLLYTLMEAGAFDRINRGFAAVSDDRRVQIVLIAFFMATFIEGAAGFGTPAAVVAPLLLGLGFPALAAVIAAIIGHIIAVTYGAVGTPIVVGIERPLGSVEFTRSAIEGSGMTVQEFSVEVAAWAATYHALVGFVMPLFAVGMVVYFFGDPDERSLAPAWEVAPLCLASGIAFAVPYWLSAWFLTAEFPSLIGSMVGGAIILSVVRAGYLLPDNEWEFPERDRWKDHWVGTIEPGQSNGSNGGSAESRGGVSPEAEAADLEGGEDISLLKAWAPYVLLVVLLVVTRAVGPISNFINRNVFIVNWNDILGTTLSGSVAWMNVPGFWLLVSAVLAIPIFGMSGQEVGDAWKEAARKIVSPFIALVFVIAMVQVMLQSGAHPGAPEVGSMIVLLAQTTADLLGVAYPAVAALIGALGAAMAGSNTVSNITFGAFQFEAATQLGLPRTIIVGAQAVGGAIGNLVAIHNLVAALATVGLLGQEGRVMRLNLIPLLYYATGVGLLCVLFSYVLFTGVF, via the coding sequence ATGACGACCGGCGTCGACGTCGCGGTTGCGGCGGTACCGCTGCTGCTCGCGGGCGTCCTGCTTGTCGGCCTCCTCTGGCCGGCGACGCGCGCGATGCCGCTGGCGTGGGTCGCCGCGATCGGGGTGGGCTACTTCGCGTGGAACATGCCGGTGAACTGGCTGTTGGGCGCGTCCGCCGTGGGGGTGATGACCGCGATCGAGATCCTCTGGATCGTCTTCGGCGCGCTCGTCCTCCTGTACACGCTGATGGAGGCGGGCGCGTTCGACCGGATCAACCGCGGGTTCGCGGCGGTGAGCGACGACCGCCGCGTCCAGATCGTCCTGATCGCGTTCTTCATGGCGACGTTCATCGAGGGGGCGGCCGGCTTCGGGACGCCCGCGGCGGTCGTCGCGCCGCTGCTGCTGGGGCTGGGCTTCCCGGCGCTCGCGGCGGTCATCGCGGCGATAATCGGCCACATCATCGCCGTCACGTACGGCGCGGTGGGGACGCCGATCGTCGTCGGAATCGAGAGACCGCTCGGCAGCGTCGAGTTCACGCGGAGCGCCATCGAGGGGAGCGGGATGACCGTCCAAGAGTTCTCGGTCGAGGTGGCCGCGTGGGCGGCGACGTATCACGCCTTGGTCGGGTTCGTGATGCCGCTTTTCGCGGTCGGGATGGTCGTCTACTTCTTCGGCGACCCCGACGAGCGCTCGCTGGCACCGGCGTGGGAGGTCGCGCCGCTGTGTCTCGCCTCCGGGATCGCGTTCGCGGTGCCGTACTGGCTCTCGGCGTGGTTCCTCACCGCCGAGTTCCCGTCGCTGATCGGCTCGATGGTCGGCGGCGCGATCATCCTGAGCGTCGTGCGCGCCGGCTACCTCCTGCCGGACAACGAGTGGGAGTTCCCCGAGCGCGACCGGTGGAAGGACCACTGGGTCGGCACGATCGAACCGGGCCAGTCGAACGGCTCGAACGGCGGTAGCGCGGAGAGCCGCGGCGGCGTCTCGCCCGAGGCCGAGGCGGCCGACCTGGAGGGCGGCGAGGACATCTCCCTGCTCAAGGCGTGGGCGCCGTACGTCCTGCTCGTGGTCCTGCTCGTGGTCACGCGAGCGGTCGGCCCGATATCGAACTTCATCAACCGCAACGTCTTCATCGTCAACTGGAACGACATCCTCGGGACGACGCTCAGCGGGTCCGTCGCGTGGATGAACGTCCCCGGCTTCTGGCTGCTCGTGAGCGCCGTCCTCGCGATCCCGATCTTCGGAATGTCCGGTCAGGAGGTGGGCGACGCGTGGAAGGAGGCGGCCCGGAAGATCGTCTCGCCGTTCATCGCCCTCGTCTTCGTCATCGCGATGGTCCAGGTGATGCTCCAGTCCGGCGCGCACCCGGGCGCGCCCGAGGTCGGGAGCATGATCGTGTTGCTCGCGCAGACGACCGCCGACCTGCTGGGGGTCGCCTACCCCGCCGTCGCGGCGCTCATCGGCGCGCTCGGTGCGGCGATGGCCGGCTCGAACACCGTCTCGAACATCACCTTCGGCGCGTTCCAGTTCGAGGCGGCGACGCAGCTCGGGCTCCCGCGGACGATCATCGTCGGCGCGCAGGCCGTCGGCGGCGCGATCGGGAACCTCGTCGCGATCCACAACCTCGTCGCCGCGCTGGCGACGGTCGGTCTCCTCGGACAGGAGGGGCGGGTGATGCGGCTGAACCTCATCCCCCTGCTGTACTACGCGACGGGCGTCGGGCTGCTGTGTGTGCTGTTCAGCTACGTGCTGTTCACCGGCGTGTTCTGA